The proteins below are encoded in one region of Syntrophotalea carbinolica DSM 2380:
- a CDS encoding type IV pilus twitching motility protein PilT, with protein MQEPEQQVKLGIRELLFKMVEMGASDLHITTGAPPQVRVDGQVTGLKHPPLQPAETKQLCYSILTDAQKRKFEEENELDLSFGVKGLARFRGNIFLQRGALAGAFRMIPYKFRSFEELGLPPVVKDISRKPRGLILVTGPTGSGKSTTLASIIDAINMERHDHIITIEDPIEYIHPHKNCLVNQREVGSDTHSFKKALKYILRQDPDVVLLGELRDLETIEAALTIAETGHLCFATLHTNSCVQTINRIVDVFPTNQQAQVRTQLSFVLEGVLSQNLLPRSGGQGRVLCLEVMIPNAAIRALIRDDKIHQIYSQMQMGQERYGMQTMNQSLFMLAYRKMISVDTALTRSPEPDELKQMLANPNAILKRQLHVGQ; from the coding sequence ATGCAGGAACCGGAACAGCAGGTTAAACTCGGAATTCGTGAGCTTCTGTTTAAAATGGTTGAGATGGGGGCCTCCGACCTTCATATCACTACCGGAGCTCCTCCTCAGGTCAGAGTCGATGGTCAGGTTACCGGGCTGAAGCATCCTCCTTTGCAGCCGGCCGAAACCAAGCAACTCTGTTACAGCATTTTGACCGATGCGCAAAAACGCAAGTTCGAAGAGGAGAACGAACTCGATCTTTCCTTTGGCGTCAAGGGCCTGGCGCGTTTTCGCGGCAATATCTTTCTACAGCGCGGGGCCTTGGCCGGTGCCTTCCGGATGATTCCGTACAAGTTTCGCAGTTTTGAGGAACTTGGACTGCCGCCGGTCGTCAAGGATATTTCGCGCAAACCTCGTGGCTTGATCCTGGTCACCGGCCCGACCGGCAGCGGCAAGTCCACCACCCTGGCATCCATTATCGACGCCATCAACATGGAACGTCACGACCACATCATTACCATCGAAGATCCGATCGAATATATTCACCCACATAAGAACTGCCTGGTAAACCAGCGCGAGGTCGGGTCCGATACGCACTCCTTTAAAAAGGCCCTGAAATATATTCTGCGCCAGGATCCGGATGTGGTGTTGCTCGGCGAGTTGCGCGATCTCGAGACCATCGAGGCAGCTTTGACCATTGCCGAAACCGGGCATCTTTGTTTTGCCACGCTGCATACCAATTCCTGTGTACAGACCATCAACCGTATCGTTGACGTTTTTCCCACCAATCAACAGGCCCAGGTCCGCACCCAGCTGTCCTTTGTGCTCGAAGGGGTTTTGTCGCAGAACCTGTTGCCCCGATCCGGAGGCCAGGGGCGTGTGCTGTGCCTTGAGGTCATGATACCTAATGCGGCCATCCGGGCGCTGATTCGCGACGACAAGATCCACCAGATCTATTCCCAGATGCAGATGGGTCAGGAACGTTACGGTATGCAGACCATGAATCAATCGTTGTTCATGCTCGCCTATCGTAAAATGATTTCGGTGGATACCGCTTTGACGCGCTCCCCGGAGCCGGATGAACTCAAGCAGATGCTGGCCAATCCCAATGCCATTTTGAAGCGGCAGCTTCATGTCGGTCAGTAG
- the pilB gene encoding type IV-A pilus assembly ATPase PilB has product MTSNRLGELLVRNDLISAEQLNQALEDQKLNGGRLGTCLVRLGFVKEEELSAFLSKQYGVPSINLNDFEIDPDVIRHVPAEISQKYQIVPVNRAGSTLIVAMNDPSNLFAIDDLKFMTGFNIEVVVATESAIKAAIDKYYDQSATFADVMEDLEDIDLEVVDEEDDVDVNALEKATEDAPVVKLVNLILTDAIKKKASDIHIEPYEKSFRVRYRIDGVLYEAMKPPMKLKAAITSRIKIMAELDIAERRLPQDGRIKIKLPGGKDMDYRVSCLPTLFGEKIVCRLLDKSNLQLDMTKLGYDPQPLQWFKEAIHKPFGMVLVTGPTGSGKTVSLYSALAELNDTSLNISTAEDPVEFNFAGINQVHMHEEIGLNFAAALRSFLRQDPDIIMIGEIRDFETAEIGIKAALTGHMVLSTLHTNDAPSTISRMLNMGIEPFLVASAVNLITAQRLGRRVCKECKEVEEIPKQALIDAGVSPEAVDEYVCYRGAGCDVCNNTGYKGRVGIYQIMPMFEEIRELVLAGANTSEIKRESMRLGVNTMRQSALIKLKEGVTSFEEVLRCTVSDD; this is encoded by the coding sequence ATGACAAGTAACCGACTCGGCGAATTGCTGGTTCGCAATGATTTGATAAGTGCCGAGCAATTGAACCAGGCTTTGGAGGATCAAAAGCTGAACGGCGGGCGCCTCGGCACCTGCCTGGTGCGCCTCGGTTTTGTCAAGGAAGAGGAACTTTCCGCATTTCTGTCCAAACAGTACGGTGTCCCGTCCATCAATCTCAACGATTTCGAAATAGATCCCGACGTCATTCGTCACGTACCTGCCGAAATCTCCCAGAAATATCAGATTGTTCCCGTCAACCGGGCGGGTTCCACGCTGATCGTGGCCATGAACGATCCGTCCAATCTGTTTGCGATTGACGATCTCAAGTTCATGACCGGGTTCAATATCGAGGTGGTGGTCGCCACCGAGTCGGCGATCAAGGCGGCGATCGATAAATATTACGACCAGAGTGCCACCTTCGCCGATGTTATGGAAGATCTCGAAGATATAGATCTCGAGGTTGTCGACGAGGAAGATGACGTTGATGTTAATGCTCTGGAAAAGGCCACGGAGGACGCGCCAGTTGTCAAGCTGGTCAACCTTATCCTGACCGACGCCATCAAGAAAAAAGCCTCCGATATTCATATCGAGCCCTATGAAAAGTCGTTCCGGGTCCGTTACCGTATCGACGGTGTGCTCTATGAGGCGATGAAGCCGCCCATGAAACTCAAGGCGGCCATAACATCCCGTATCAAGATCATGGCGGAACTGGATATTGCCGAACGTCGCTTGCCGCAGGATGGTCGTATCAAGATCAAACTGCCCGGCGGCAAGGACATGGACTACCGGGTCAGTTGTCTGCCGACCCTGTTCGGTGAAAAGATCGTCTGCCGGTTGCTCGATAAATCCAACCTGCAGCTCGATATGACCAAGCTGGGGTATGATCCGCAGCCGCTGCAGTGGTTCAAGGAGGCCATTCATAAGCCTTTCGGCATGGTTCTGGTTACCGGGCCGACCGGTTCGGGCAAAACCGTATCGCTTTATTCGGCGCTTGCGGAACTGAACGATACCTCCCTCAACATCTCAACCGCCGAGGACCCGGTCGAATTCAACTTTGCCGGTATCAACCAGGTGCATATGCACGAGGAGATCGGCCTCAACTTCGCCGCGGCGTTGCGCTCTTTTTTGCGGCAGGATCCCGATATCATCATGATTGGCGAGATCCGCGATTTTGAAACCGCCGAGATCGGCATCAAGGCGGCATTGACGGGTCACATGGTGTTATCGACCCTGCATACCAACGATGCCCCCAGCACCATCAGCCGTATGCTCAACATGGGGATCGAACCCTTCCTGGTAGCATCGGCGGTCAACCTGATTACCGCACAGCGCCTGGGGCGGCGCGTCTGTAAAGAATGCAAAGAGGTTGAGGAAATCCCCAAACAGGCCTTGATCGATGCGGGTGTGTCTCCGGAAGCCGTGGACGAGTATGTCTGCTACCGCGGTGCCGGATGCGATGTCTGCAATAATACCGGTTACAAAGGGCGTGTCGGCATTTATCAGATCATGCCCATGTTCGAGGAAATCCGCGAACTGGTTCTGGCTGGGGCCAATACCTCCGAAATCAAACGCGAATCGATGCGTCTCGGGGTTAACACCATGCGTCAATCCGCGTTGATCAAGCTTAAGGAAGGCGTTACATCTTTCGAGGAAGTTTTACGCTGCACCGTATCGGATGATTAA
- a CDS encoding bifunctional riboflavin kinase/FAD synthetase, with protein sequence MKIIRDLQDLETPIDKAVVTIGNFDGIHLGHREIFRRIVTRSREIGGTSVVYTFVPHPLKVLAPERAPELINTYPEKEVLIEASCIDVLICAPFSRDLAELPAHRFVREVLVEKIGVSHLVVGYDYLFGKDRSGDIELLRRMGEHLGFSVEVLDPIATGDTVYSSTRVRELVRRGEMRDVVQVLGRHYTFEGRVVHGFGRGSKLGFPTANLKTDKELMPCPGVYAVKVKRGGVLIDGVLNLGQNPTFCAAGSFIEVHLLDFEGDLYGEKLRVYFVERLRDEKCFDGPESLMDAIREDIRRARALLPCEKIVKYWEYLDCGTPVDREGQDL encoded by the coding sequence ATGAAAATTATCCGAGATCTGCAAGATTTGGAAACCCCCATCGATAAAGCTGTGGTCACCATCGGTAATTTTGATGGCATTCATTTGGGGCATCGTGAAATTTTCAGACGCATTGTCACGCGTAGTCGCGAAATCGGAGGCACATCTGTGGTCTACACATTTGTGCCTCATCCGTTAAAGGTCTTGGCACCGGAGCGCGCACCGGAACTGATCAACACCTATCCCGAAAAAGAAGTGTTGATCGAGGCCTCGTGTATAGATGTGCTGATTTGCGCACCCTTTAGCCGTGATTTGGCCGAACTTCCGGCGCATCGTTTTGTCCGCGAGGTCCTGGTGGAAAAAATCGGGGTTAGCCATCTTGTCGTTGGTTACGATTATCTTTTCGGCAAGGATCGGTCCGGCGACATCGAGTTGCTCCGTCGCATGGGTGAGCACCTCGGTTTTTCCGTTGAGGTTCTGGATCCCATTGCCACAGGAGATACGGTCTACAGCTCAACCCGGGTCAGGGAACTGGTTCGCCGGGGTGAAATGCGCGATGTGGTTCAGGTCCTCGGCCGGCATTACACTTTTGAGGGTAGGGTCGTGCACGGTTTCGGGCGCGGATCGAAGCTGGGTTTTCCCACGGCCAACCTCAAAACCGACAAGGAATTAATGCCCTGTCCCGGTGTTTATGCCGTCAAGGTGAAGCGGGGCGGCGTGCTGATCGACGGGGTGTTGAATCTTGGCCAGAATCCCACGTTTTGCGCGGCCGGTTCTTTTATTGAGGTCCATCTCCTCGATTTCGAAGGGGATCTCTACGGGGAAAAGCTGCGCGTGTATTTCGTCGAAAGATTGCGCGATGAAAAATGTTTCGATGGCCCGGAGTCGTTGATGGATGCCATTCGGGAAGATATCCGCAGGGCGCGGGCATTACTGCCCTGTGAAAAAATCGTTAAATATTGGGAATATCTCGATTGTGGAACACCAGTGGATAGAGAAGGACAGGATCTATGA
- a CDS encoding shikimate dehydrogenase — protein MILRGTTQVFGIFGHPVEHSLSPIMQNAAFQALGMNAVYVPFPVAPEKLADAVDGVRALGIRGVNVTIPHKEKIIEFLDELDRKARMIGAVNTVVNKDGYLIGYNTDETGLIKSLARDLDFCPKGRRILMLGAGGAGRAALVALAEMGARWIGIVNRTREKAEDLARSFRDSFPGTIFAVVGLDETELAEVCPSVDLVLNSSAVGMKGEVFTQIPWSRLNRSAVVYDIVYRTPVTPLVTTAREYGYRAADGLGMLIAQGEDAFRIWTGQDPPEGAMQRALGLP, from the coding sequence ATGATTTTACGCGGCACCACGCAGGTTTTCGGTATTTTCGGTCATCCGGTCGAACATTCCTTGTCTCCGATTATGCAGAACGCCGCTTTTCAGGCGCTTGGCATGAATGCCGTTTATGTGCCTTTTCCCGTTGCACCGGAAAAGCTTGCCGATGCAGTGGATGGAGTGCGTGCGCTGGGGATTCGGGGGGTGAATGTCACGATTCCCCATAAAGAGAAAATCATTGAGTTTCTCGATGAGCTCGATCGAAAAGCGCGCATGATCGGGGCGGTGAATACCGTCGTCAATAAGGATGGCTATTTGATCGGTTATAATACGGACGAGACCGGTCTCATAAAGTCGCTGGCCAGGGATCTGGATTTTTGTCCCAAGGGGAGGCGCATTCTGATGCTCGGCGCCGGCGGCGCCGGTCGCGCCGCGTTGGTGGCCCTGGCGGAAATGGGAGCCCGCTGGATTGGTATCGTCAATCGTACCCGGGAAAAAGCCGAAGATCTTGCACGGTCTTTTCGAGACAGCTTTCCGGGAACGATTTTTGCTGTGGTAGGCCTGGATGAAACGGAACTGGCGGAGGTCTGCCCATCCGTCGACCTGGTTCTCAACAGCTCGGCCGTTGGCATGAAGGGGGAGGTCTTTACGCAAATACCATGGTCGCGGCTCAATCGTAGTGCCGTTGTCTATGATATCGTGTACCGGACCCCGGTAACCCCTCTGGTGACCACGGCTCGCGAATATGGATATCGGGCGGCAGACGGTTTGGGTATGCTCATTGCTCAAGGGGAAGATGCTTTCCGCATCTGGACCGGACAGGATCCCCCTGAAGGCGCCATGCAGCGGGCGCTTGGTCTGCCATGA